One Deltaproteobacteria bacterium genomic window, CGGCGCCTTCACGGCCCTGGCCCTGGTGCTGTCCTTAAGCCGGATCAGCGGCGATTTCTCCCGTGAAAGTCTCATTCTGGGCGGCATCGTGGTGTCCACGGTGCTGGCCGCCCTTTTGACGCTGATTAAGGCCCTGAACGAAGAGTCCGTCTCGGCCATCGTCTTTTGGATCATGGGCAGTTTTCAAGGGCGAACCTGGGAACAGGCCCGACTGATGCTCCCGTACCTAATTCCGGGTTTTCTGCTCGTGCTGGCCCAGGCCAGGGAACTCGATCTCCTCGCCCTGGGCGGAGAGCAGGCGGCCCAACTTGGCGTGGCCGTGACCCGGGCTCGGATCGTGCTGGTCATCGGCGCGGGGCTGCTCACGGCGGCGGCGGTCAGCGTATCCGGCATCATCGGCTTCGTCGGTCTGGTGGTGCCACACCTGATCCGGCTGCTCGCCGGCGGCGACGCCCGCACCGTACTCGTCTTTTCGGCCCTGGGCGGCGGCCTGCTCATGCTCTGGTCCGACACCCTGGCGAGGTCCATTCTGGATCACGGCGCGGAACTGCCGGCCGGGGTGGTCACGGCCCTTTTCGGCGGTCCGTTTTTCTGTCTGGTCATGGCCAGACGCGGCCAGCGGGCATGATCACAACGAAAGATCTCCGCGCCGGGTACGACGGCGCGTCCGTGCTGCGGGACGTGAATCTGCGTCTCGCGCGTGGTGAATTCGTCGGTCTGCTCGGCCCCAACGGCGGCGGCAAGACCACCCTGGTTCGGGTCTTGTCCGGCG contains:
- a CDS encoding iron ABC transporter permease, which gives rise to MGPKTGKPAMAAGLCCLLLASMYAALFFGPVPLSAQEIHAALTGAASEDSVRTATIVHDLRLGRIVVSVLCGMALALAGAVFQGLLRNPLADPFTLGISSGAACGAALALTLGWAGSNALAVPALPLAALIGAFTALALVLSLSRISGDFSRESLILGGIVVSTVLAALLTLIKALNEESVSAIVFWIMGSFQGRTWEQARLMLPYLIPGFLLVLAQARELDLLALGGEQAAQLGVAVTRARIVLVIGAGLLTAAAVSVSGIIGFVGLVVPHLIRLLAGGDARTVLVFSALGGGLLMLWSDTLARSILDHGAELPAGVVTALFGGPFFCLVMARRGQRA